The proteins below are encoded in one region of Micromonospora pisi:
- a CDS encoding MGH1-like glycoside hydrolase domain-containing protein translates to MASVVKFVRGIFRRKIGKVEVISDVPAAADPGDDAERTRLAQADSGEQAWRQWGPYLSERAWGTVREDYSEHGTAWDYFPHDHARSRAYRWNEDGMAGVCDDRQTFCFALALWNGADPILKERMFGLGSDGGNHGEDVKEYWWYQDSTPTHSYMRWRYHYPQARYPYDDLVSVNGLRGRDETEYELVDTGIFDDNRYWAVTVDYAKASPTDMCVLITVANRGDEEARLHVLPTLWFRNTWAWGLPGRDAVPTITGADARLVGEHGILGQLVLAGDGEPTPLLCDNETNAERLWDLPGRSPYPKDGINDHVVSGAATVNPAGEGTKGALHYVLDVPAGGQAEIRLRLTLTAPPPSTAPAPALELGTDFETTLAARRAEADTFFARIIPDTVPAAEAHVARQAIAGLMWGKQFYHFDVQQWLDGDPGSAPPPPGRRHGRNSAWWHMNSFDVISMPDPWEYPWYAAWDLAFHCVTIARVDPGFAKAQLVLLLREWYLHPNGQIPAYEWAFADVNPPVHAWAALRVFEIDGGRDFDFLARVMHKLLLNFTWWVNRKDVNGNNVFEGGFLGLDNVGPFDRSAALPVAGVLEQSDGTGWMAMYALNLLDMALALAQHDPTYADIATKFFEHFAYIAGAAYKQGLWDDEDSFFYDQLRLPDGSKVPLKVRSVVGLLPLAATTRLSAKTLHRLPELAARLRWFLTHKPEYADVLGARRLAPDGRQQRLLSMVGPDQVVRLLARMLDEEEFLSPYGLRTLSRQHLDKPFTVSLGGQDFTVGYEPAESTSGLFGGNSNWRGPIWMPTNFLLIHALRDYAAFFGDDLLIEYPTRSGVKRTLGEIADDLSHRLISLFVPDDWGRRPIYGACDLFQRHPDWKDLIAFPEYFHGDNGAGLGAWHQTGWTALIADLILTTRR, encoded by the coding sequence ATGGCGAGTGTGGTCAAGTTCGTGCGAGGGATCTTCCGACGGAAGATCGGGAAAGTGGAGGTGATCAGCGACGTGCCGGCCGCCGCAGACCCGGGAGACGACGCGGAGCGGACCCGGTTGGCCCAGGCCGACTCGGGCGAGCAGGCCTGGCGACAATGGGGTCCCTATCTGTCGGAGCGGGCCTGGGGAACGGTCCGCGAAGACTACAGCGAACACGGTACGGCCTGGGACTACTTCCCGCATGATCATGCGCGCTCCCGTGCCTACCGGTGGAACGAGGACGGTATGGCCGGCGTCTGCGACGACCGGCAGACGTTCTGCTTCGCCCTCGCACTGTGGAACGGCGCCGATCCTATCCTCAAGGAGCGGATGTTCGGGCTCGGCAGCGACGGTGGCAACCACGGCGAGGACGTCAAGGAGTACTGGTGGTACCAGGACTCCACGCCGACCCACTCGTACATGCGCTGGCGTTACCACTACCCGCAGGCCCGCTACCCGTACGACGATCTTGTCTCGGTCAACGGTCTGCGCGGCCGGGACGAGACCGAGTACGAACTGGTCGATACCGGGATTTTCGACGACAACCGCTACTGGGCGGTGACGGTCGACTACGCCAAGGCGTCACCGACCGACATGTGCGTGTTGATCACGGTCGCCAACCGGGGCGATGAGGAAGCCCGGCTGCACGTCCTGCCCACCCTCTGGTTCCGCAACACCTGGGCCTGGGGCCTGCCCGGTCGCGACGCCGTCCCGACGATCACCGGCGCGGACGCCCGGCTCGTCGGCGAGCACGGCATCCTCGGCCAACTCGTCCTCGCCGGCGACGGCGAACCCACCCCGCTGCTCTGCGACAACGAGACCAACGCCGAACGGCTCTGGGACCTGCCCGGCCGCAGCCCATACCCGAAGGACGGGATCAACGACCACGTGGTCTCCGGTGCGGCGACGGTCAACCCGGCCGGCGAGGGGACCAAGGGCGCGCTGCACTACGTACTCGACGTGCCGGCCGGCGGGCAGGCGGAGATCCGGCTACGGCTGACCCTCACCGCCCCACCGCCGAGCACCGCCCCGGCCCCGGCACTCGAGCTCGGCACCGACTTCGAGACCACCCTCGCCGCCCGCCGGGCCGAGGCCGACACCTTCTTCGCCCGGATCATCCCGGACACCGTCCCGGCAGCCGAGGCGCACGTCGCCCGGCAGGCCATCGCCGGACTGATGTGGGGCAAGCAGTTCTACCACTTCGACGTGCAGCAGTGGCTCGACGGCGACCCCGGCTCGGCACCCCCGCCACCCGGCCGCCGGCACGGGCGCAACAGCGCCTGGTGGCACATGAACAGCTTCGACGTCATCTCCATGCCCGACCCCTGGGAATACCCCTGGTACGCGGCCTGGGACCTGGCCTTCCACTGCGTCACCATCGCCCGGGTCGACCCGGGCTTCGCCAAGGCCCAACTGGTCCTGCTGCTGCGTGAGTGGTACCTGCACCCCAACGGGCAGATCCCGGCGTACGAGTGGGCGTTCGCCGACGTCAACCCGCCGGTGCACGCCTGGGCGGCGCTGCGGGTGTTCGAGATCGACGGCGGGCGCGACTTCGACTTCCTCGCCCGGGTCATGCACAAACTGCTGCTCAACTTCACCTGGTGGGTGAACCGCAAGGACGTCAACGGCAACAACGTGTTCGAGGGCGGCTTCCTCGGGCTGGACAACGTCGGACCGTTCGACCGCTCGGCCGCGCTGCCGGTCGCCGGGGTGCTGGAACAGTCCGACGGCACCGGCTGGATGGCCATGTACGCGCTCAACCTGCTCGACATGGCGCTCGCCCTGGCCCAGCACGACCCCACGTACGCGGACATCGCCACCAAGTTCTTCGAGCACTTCGCGTACATCGCCGGGGCGGCGTACAAGCAGGGGCTCTGGGACGACGAGGACTCCTTCTTCTACGACCAGCTCCGCCTCCCCGACGGCAGCAAGGTCCCGCTGAAGGTCCGCTCGGTGGTCGGCCTGCTGCCGTTGGCCGCCACCACCCGGCTCAGCGCGAAGACCCTGCACCGGCTGCCGGAACTGGCCGCCCGGCTGCGTTGGTTCCTCACCCACAAACCGGAGTACGCCGACGTGCTCGGCGCCCGCCGGTTGGCCCCGGACGGGCGCCAGCAGCGGCTGCTCTCCATGGTCGGCCCCGACCAGGTGGTACGCCTGCTCGCCCGGATGCTCGACGAGGAGGAGTTCCTCTCCCCGTACGGACTGCGTACCCTCTCCCGACAGCACCTGGACAAGCCGTTCACGGTGTCGCTCGGCGGGCAGGACTTCACCGTCGGGTACGAGCCGGCGGAGTCGACCAGTGGCCTGTTCGGCGGCAACTCCAACTGGCGCGGCCCGATCTGGATGCCGACCAACTTCCTGCTGATCCACGCGCTGCGCGACTACGCCGCCTTCTTCGGCGACGACCTGCTGATCGAGTATCCGACCAGGTCCGGGGTGAAACGTACGCTCGGCGAGATCGCCGACGACCTCTCCCACCGGTTGATCTCGCTCTTCGTACCGGACGACTGGGGCCGGCGCCCGATCTACGGCGCCTGCGACCTGTTCCAACGCCACCCGGACTGGAAGGACCTGATCGCCTTCCCGGAGTACTTCCACGGCGACAACGGCGCCGGCCTGGGCGCCTGGCACCAGACCGGGTGGACCGCCCTGATCGCCGACCTCATCCTCACCACCCGCCGGTAA
- a CDS encoding amylo-alpha-1,6-glucosidase: protein MIEIGFGPQVCGQLSAGASREWLVPDGRGGYAMGTVSGLRTRRYHGLLVVAGETPATRRLGLVSLDAAIIFPSGAQVRLATHEWRSGDVDPRGFELLERFELVDGLPRWRWRVGDLVIERELAMTYGRSCVAVVHRLISGGPVRLTLAAACTWRDAHAERRADGPAPRVEPVADGAVVEGAYRLSGPGWKPVGQWWHGVHHREEAARGLLAEEDLWHAGTFSGELTGPGDTVSVLAWAEDLAEEPPPATDIVAEARRRNRRVVAAAKPAGPVEATLALAADAFVVRTGTGPDVVAGYPWFGAWSRDTMTAYEGLFLHTGRADEGRELLRAYAATLSEGMLANTADTGRVEYNTADATLWFLHAVARHVELTSDTDLADELLPALRTVVDGHLAGTRYGIHADPDDGLLTQGAGGEALTWMDARVYGIPVTPRAGKPVEVNALWINALAAVGSLAGLLEQDAGAAPRAHQQALESFRRRFPSPVGWLYDVVDAPAPTYPLGGATLHDDDLLRPNQLLAWSLPYAPLKPDPAVLRQIGAALLTPLGPRSLAQDSPGFLGRHGGGPAERDGAYHQGTVWPWMIGSWLDACRRAGMSTDEMLIGIDSHLPEFGLGSVSETADGLPPHTATGCPFQAWSVGEVLRVRRS from the coding sequence TTGATCGAGATCGGCTTCGGTCCACAGGTCTGCGGCCAGTTGAGCGCGGGTGCCAGCCGGGAGTGGTTGGTCCCGGACGGCCGGGGCGGATACGCGATGGGCACGGTCAGTGGGCTGCGTACCCGGCGCTACCACGGGCTGCTGGTGGTCGCCGGGGAGACCCCGGCCACCCGCCGGCTCGGCCTGGTCAGCCTGGACGCGGCGATCATCTTCCCCTCCGGCGCGCAGGTCCGGCTCGCCACCCACGAGTGGCGTTCCGGCGACGTCGACCCGCGCGGTTTCGAACTGCTCGAACGCTTCGAACTGGTCGACGGGCTCCCCCGCTGGCGCTGGCGGGTCGGTGACCTGGTGATCGAACGCGAGCTGGCGATGACGTACGGGCGCTCCTGCGTCGCCGTGGTCCACCGGCTGATCTCCGGCGGCCCGGTACGGCTCACCCTCGCGGCGGCGTGCACCTGGCGGGACGCGCACGCCGAGCGGCGCGCGGACGGGCCGGCGCCCCGGGTCGAACCGGTCGCCGACGGGGCGGTCGTCGAGGGGGCGTACCGGCTCTCCGGACCGGGCTGGAAACCGGTCGGTCAGTGGTGGCACGGGGTGCACCACCGCGAGGAGGCCGCCCGGGGACTGCTCGCCGAGGAGGACCTCTGGCACGCCGGCACGTTCAGCGGCGAGCTGACCGGCCCCGGCGACACCGTCTCCGTACTCGCCTGGGCCGAGGACCTGGCCGAGGAGCCACCGCCGGCGACCGACATCGTCGCCGAGGCCCGGCGGCGCAACCGGCGGGTGGTGGCGGCGGCGAAGCCGGCCGGCCCGGTGGAGGCGACCCTCGCCCTGGCCGCCGACGCGTTCGTGGTGCGGACCGGCACCGGGCCGGACGTGGTGGCCGGCTACCCGTGGTTCGGCGCCTGGTCGCGGGACACGATGACCGCGTACGAGGGGCTGTTCCTGCACACCGGGCGGGCCGACGAGGGGCGCGAGCTGCTGCGCGCGTACGCGGCGACGCTCTCCGAGGGCATGCTGGCGAACACCGCCGACACCGGCCGGGTGGAGTACAACACGGCCGACGCCACCCTCTGGTTCCTGCACGCGGTGGCCCGGCACGTCGAGCTGACCTCGGACACCGACCTCGCCGACGAACTGCTGCCGGCGCTGCGCACGGTGGTCGACGGCCACCTCGCCGGCACCCGGTACGGCATCCACGCCGACCCGGACGACGGGCTGCTCACCCAGGGCGCCGGCGGTGAGGCACTGACCTGGATGGACGCCCGGGTGTACGGCATCCCGGTGACTCCCCGGGCAGGCAAACCGGTGGAGGTCAACGCGCTCTGGATCAACGCGCTGGCCGCTGTCGGGTCCCTCGCGGGGCTGCTCGAACAGGACGCCGGTGCCGCACCCCGGGCCCACCAGCAGGCGCTGGAGTCGTTCCGGCGCCGGTTCCCGAGCCCGGTCGGTTGGCTCTACGACGTGGTCGACGCACCGGCACCGACCTACCCGCTGGGTGGCGCCACCCTGCACGACGACGACCTGCTCCGCCCCAACCAACTGCTCGCCTGGTCGCTGCCGTACGCGCCACTGAAGCCGGACCCGGCGGTGCTGCGGCAGATCGGTGCGGCGCTGCTCACCCCGCTCGGCCCGCGCAGCCTGGCCCAGGACAGTCCCGGTTTCCTCGGCCGGCACGGGGGTGGCCCGGCCGAGCGGGACGGCGCGTACCACCAGGGCACCGTCTGGCCGTGGATGATCGGGTCCTGGCTGGACGCGTGTCGGCGAGCGGGAATGTCGACTGATGAAATGTTGATCGGCATAGATTCTCATTTGCCCGAGTTTGGCCTAGGCTCGGTAAGCGAGACGGCAGACGGCCTACCACCGCACACGGCCACCGGGTGCCCATTCCAAGCGTGGTCCGTGGGCGAGGTGCTGCGCGTCCGCCGGAGCTGA
- a CDS encoding glycosyltransferase family 4 protein: MSPNAEVIDIRTARRQRILMLSWEYPPVLVGGLGRHVHALSIALAAAGHDVTVITRHSDDAPLEEYADGVRVIRAPEDPVTFPLATDSLLAWTMAFNHTLTRAALRAHHTSTGYDVIHAHDWLVAHTAINLKEHLDIPLVTTIHATEAGRHQGWLPGDMNRSIHSMEWWLSHESDRVITCSGYMRDQVNNLFNLPTTRIDVVPNGVDDRAWHAKPRAVASARARFAGDGPLIGFAGRLVYEKGVQHLVHAIPRLRERHPGLRVVIAGDGPYRGELQQQTDHLRLDQTVNFVGFMNESQLPAVLGATDATVVPSLYEPFGMVALEAAAAGAPLAVAATGGLAEIVEPGVTGVTFPHSDPEALAGAVDTLLADGIFARRVARRARSMVSERYGWSAIAARTAATYAGAVREAGSAPERGSVGRTGARTRMVVPEGNLLALNGAAC, translated from the coding sequence ATGTCGCCGAACGCCGAGGTAATAGACATCCGGACCGCCCGCCGGCAGCGGATTCTGATGCTCTCCTGGGAATACCCACCCGTCCTCGTCGGCGGACTCGGCCGACACGTCCACGCCCTCTCCATCGCCCTCGCCGCCGCCGGCCACGACGTCACCGTCATCACCCGCCACAGCGACGACGCACCCCTCGAGGAATACGCCGACGGCGTCCGCGTCATCCGCGCCCCCGAAGACCCCGTCACCTTCCCCCTCGCCACCGACTCCCTCCTGGCCTGGACCATGGCCTTCAACCACACCCTCACCCGCGCCGCCCTCCGCGCCCACCACACCAGCACCGGCTACGACGTCATCCACGCCCACGACTGGCTCGTCGCCCACACCGCCATCAACCTCAAAGAACACCTCGACATCCCCCTCGTCACCACCATCCACGCCACCGAAGCCGGCCGACACCAAGGCTGGCTCCCCGGCGACATGAACCGCTCCATCCACTCCATGGAATGGTGGCTCAGCCACGAATCCGACCGCGTCATCACCTGCTCCGGCTACATGCGCGACCAGGTCAACAACCTCTTCAACCTCCCCACCACCCGCATCGACGTCGTCCCCAACGGAGTCGACGACCGGGCCTGGCACGCCAAGCCACGGGCGGTGGCCTCGGCCCGCGCGCGGTTCGCCGGTGACGGACCGCTGATCGGGTTCGCCGGCCGCCTGGTCTACGAGAAGGGCGTCCAGCACCTGGTGCACGCCATCCCCCGGCTGCGGGAGCGGCACCCCGGACTGCGGGTGGTGATCGCCGGCGACGGGCCGTACCGGGGCGAGTTGCAGCAGCAGACCGACCACCTGCGTCTGGACCAGACGGTCAACTTCGTGGGCTTCATGAACGAGAGCCAGTTGCCGGCGGTGCTCGGCGCCACCGACGCCACCGTGGTACCCAGCCTCTACGAACCGTTCGGCATGGTCGCGTTGGAGGCCGCCGCGGCCGGCGCCCCGCTCGCGGTCGCCGCCACCGGCGGGCTCGCCGAGATCGTCGAGCCGGGCGTGACCGGGGTGACCTTCCCGCACAGTGACCCGGAGGCGCTGGCCGGCGCGGTCGACACACTCCTCGCCGACGGGATCTTCGCCCGTCGGGTCGCCCGCCGCGCCCGGAGCATGGTCAGCGAACGGTACGGCTGGTCGGCCATTGCCGCGCGCACCGCCGCCACCTACGCCGGTGCCGTACGCGAGGCCGGCTCGGCACCGGAACGCGGCTCGGTCGGCCGGACCGGCGCCCGGACCCGGATGGTGGTCCCGGAAGGGAACCTGCTCGCCCTGAACGGAGCCGCCTGCTGA
- a CDS encoding serine/threonine-protein kinase: MQQVLIAGRYRLLQPVGRGGMGRVWLARDEMLHRDVAVKEVVPPEWMTEAEREDLRLRTLREARTAARLNHPNVVRVYDVIHTGDTPWIVMEYVRSRSVQEVLSTDGPLPPLRVAEIGREVLAALRAAHRAGVLHRDVKPHNVLISDEGRVVLTDFGLATIDGGDGAMTRAGIVLGSPQYVAPERAAEGTSSVEADLWSLGATLYAAVEGRSPYARSTAMATLTALAVAPPDRAQRAGPLRPVLTGLLRRDPRQRLTAVEVDRLLRRITDAGPKSLRQTLTRPRRTDPSAVPGDPGPGTADPSPGEMTDTDLPTPPGPRPGWRATTAIGLGFVLVAALGTALTVQAWRDMARPAPGPAGPVDPSGASPRPLLAGPAFPCSAPSDAPTRVTEAPPPADERYGLVPGWTWYGDPSGFRIAAPVGWRVFTDGPVVCFQEPDGPRVLSVDPSAPPVEDAEAYWRSEESRLTDRGALPGYGLVNIGPVDFHQGGAEWECRWTNAAGRQVHTTRVLFRTSAGRAYTIAWLTPEFDWQVNQVYLPMIRLSFRPAG, translated from the coding sequence GTGCAGCAGGTGCTCATCGCCGGGCGGTACCGGCTGCTGCAACCGGTCGGCCGGGGTGGAATGGGCCGGGTCTGGCTCGCCCGCGACGAGATGCTGCACCGCGACGTGGCGGTCAAGGAGGTCGTGCCGCCGGAGTGGATGACCGAGGCCGAGCGTGAGGACCTGCGCCTGCGTACGCTGCGCGAGGCGCGTACCGCCGCCCGGCTCAACCACCCCAATGTCGTACGCGTCTACGACGTCATCCACACCGGGGACACCCCGTGGATCGTGATGGAGTACGTCCGGTCCCGCTCGGTGCAGGAGGTGCTCTCGACCGACGGGCCACTCCCCCCACTGCGGGTGGCCGAGATCGGTCGCGAGGTGCTGGCCGCGCTGCGCGCCGCCCACCGGGCCGGGGTGCTGCACCGCGACGTCAAGCCGCACAACGTACTGATCTCGGACGAGGGGCGGGTGGTGCTCACCGACTTCGGGCTGGCCACCATCGACGGCGGCGACGGGGCGATGACCCGCGCCGGCATCGTGCTCGGCTCCCCGCAGTACGTCGCCCCCGAGCGGGCCGCCGAGGGTACGTCCAGCGTGGAGGCGGACCTCTGGTCACTCGGCGCCACCCTCTACGCGGCGGTGGAGGGGCGGTCGCCGTACGCCCGGTCCACCGCCATGGCGACCCTGACGGCGCTCGCGGTGGCGCCACCGGACCGGGCCCAACGCGCCGGCCCACTCCGCCCGGTGCTGACTGGCCTGCTCCGCCGCGACCCTCGACAGCGGCTCACCGCGGTGGAGGTCGATCGGCTGCTGCGCCGGATCACCGACGCCGGACCGAAGTCGTTGCGGCAGACGCTGACCCGGCCGCGTCGTACCGATCCGTCGGCGGTTCCGGGCGATCCCGGTCCGGGGACGGCGGACCCGTCCCCGGGCGAGATGACCGACACCGATCTGCCGACCCCGCCCGGGCCACGGCCCGGCTGGCGGGCGACCACCGCGATCGGCCTCGGCTTCGTCCTGGTCGCGGCGCTCGGTACGGCACTGACCGTGCAGGCGTGGCGGGACATGGCCCGGCCGGCGCCCGGCCCGGCCGGCCCGGTCGACCCGTCCGGGGCATCACCCCGACCCCTGCTGGCGGGGCCGGCCTTTCCCTGTTCCGCGCCCTCGGACGCACCCACCCGGGTCACCGAGGCGCCACCGCCGGCAGACGAACGGTACGGTCTCGTGCCGGGTTGGACCTGGTACGGCGACCCGAGTGGTTTCCGGATCGCCGCCCCGGTCGGCTGGCGGGTCTTCACCGACGGGCCGGTGGTCTGCTTCCAGGAGCCGGACGGACCCCGGGTGCTCAGTGTGGACCCGTCGGCGCCGCCCGTCGAGGACGCCGAGGCGTACTGGCGGTCGGAGGAGTCCCGACTCACCGACCGGGGCGCCCTGCCCGGTTACGGTCTGGTGAACATCGGGCCGGTCGACTTCCACCAGGGTGGCGCCGAGTGGGAGTGCCGGTGGACCAACGCCGCCGGCCGGCAAGTACACACCACCCGCGTGCTGTTCCGCACCTCCGCCGGCCGGGCGTACACCATCGCCTGGCTGACCCCGGAGTTCGACTGGCAGGTGAACCAGGTGTACCTGCCGATGATCCGACTCAGCTTCCGGCCGGCCGGATAG
- a CDS encoding metal-dependent hydrolase: MMGPSHALSGAAVWLAGSWGLYQFAGYEQSPLAIAVGTAVCAGGALFPDLDMSGKVTRNQGGATVARTFGVVSLFFAEVMEKISLGVYHATKLSKDPDRKNGHRTLTHTLPFTFLIGWGTTALCTAYGKWAVIGILFFMIGLALRGLFDEWAKRAGWVIVTLISAAAAYFTFLHLPGDRGYPMLGVAVGVGCFVHIMGDFITSAGVPILWPIPIKRRMWWMIGLPNKIAVEVGGKVETKVLRVAFTVVSLLATAGLIAPSVLSRFNIEV; this comes from the coding sequence ATGATGGGACCGTCCCATGCACTGTCCGGTGCCGCGGTCTGGCTCGCCGGTTCCTGGGGGTTGTACCAGTTCGCCGGTTACGAGCAGTCGCCACTGGCGATCGCGGTCGGCACCGCGGTCTGTGCCGGCGGGGCGCTCTTTCCCGACCTCGACATGTCCGGAAAGGTCACCCGCAACCAGGGTGGCGCGACTGTGGCCCGTACCTTCGGCGTGGTGTCGCTCTTCTTCGCCGAGGTGATGGAGAAGATTTCGCTCGGCGTCTACCACGCGACCAAGCTGAGCAAGGACCCCGATCGTAAGAACGGTCACCGGACGCTGACGCACACACTGCCCTTCACCTTCCTGATCGGGTGGGGCACCACCGCCCTCTGCACCGCGTACGGCAAGTGGGCGGTCATCGGCATCCTGTTCTTCATGATCGGGCTGGCGCTGCGTGGACTCTTCGACGAGTGGGCGAAGCGGGCCGGTTGGGTGATCGTCACGCTGATCTCGGCGGCGGCGGCGTACTTCACCTTCCTGCACCTGCCCGGCGACCGGGGCTATCCGATGCTCGGGGTGGCGGTCGGGGTGGGTTGCTTCGTCCACATCATGGGCGACTTCATCACCAGCGCGGGCGTACCGATCCTCTGGCCCATTCCGATCAAGCGTCGGATGTGGTGGATGATCGGCCTCCCGAACAAGATCGCGGTGGAGGTCGGCGGCAAGGTCGAGACCAAGGTGCTGCGGGTCGCGTTCACCGTGGTCTCGTTGCTCGCCACAGCAGGTCTGATCGCACCGTCGGTGCTCTCCCGGTTCAACATCGAGGTGTGA
- a CDS encoding peptidase inhibitor family I36 protein, with translation MRKLVAVLGLMSLLVIGAAAPAQAASSAERAYAAAVGECPVGDFCVWSGSDATGSICNWANADADWYSAPVVCSWADNQVVRSAMNRGQSTSYRSVFFYSGANYTGTYGCLAQNGGFMNDIRETLRSHRWRTNAC, from the coding sequence GTGCGCAAACTCGTCGCCGTACTCGGTCTGATGTCACTACTCGTCATCGGCGCGGCTGCGCCCGCACAGGCCGCCTCGTCTGCCGAACGTGCCTACGCGGCGGCTGTCGGGGAGTGCCCGGTCGGAGACTTCTGCGTCTGGAGCGGCTCGGACGCGACCGGGTCGATCTGCAACTGGGCCAACGCCGACGCCGACTGGTACAGCGCGCCGGTGGTGTGTTCGTGGGCGGACAACCAGGTCGTGCGGTCGGCCATGAACCGGGGTCAGAGCACCAGCTACCGGTCCGTGTTCTTCTACTCGGGAGCGAACTACACCGGAACCTACGGGTGTCTCGCGCAGAACGGCGGGTTCATGAACGACATCCGGGAGACGTTGCGCTCGCACCGTTGGCGGACCAACGCGTGCTGA
- a CDS encoding nucleotidyltransferase family protein yields MIIAAGGGRRIGGPEALLHQGERPLVDQVLDTVRDAGCDPVVVVLGAAADQVRTTADLSDATVVVNRSWGTGMGSSMRMGLDALSDPEIEAVVVVPVDMPGLTSVAIRRVTALPYPDVLVCATYAGLRGYPMLFGRRHWAGIATLANADVGARPYLLAHKHQIVDIACDEVADGSRVDSPELMAHWGLTVPVPAQRVAV; encoded by the coding sequence ATGATCATCGCCGCGGGCGGGGGACGCCGGATCGGTGGCCCGGAGGCGTTGCTGCACCAGGGTGAGCGGCCACTGGTGGATCAGGTGCTTGACACCGTACGAGATGCCGGGTGTGACCCGGTCGTGGTGGTCCTCGGGGCCGCAGCCGATCAGGTACGCACCACCGCCGACCTCTCCGACGCCACGGTCGTGGTGAACCGGTCCTGGGGTACCGGCATGGGTTCCTCGATGCGGATGGGTCTGGACGCGCTCAGCGACCCGGAGATCGAGGCGGTGGTGGTGGTGCCGGTGGACATGCCTGGCCTGACCAGCGTGGCGATCCGTCGCGTGACCGCGCTGCCGTACCCGGACGTGCTGGTCTGCGCGACCTACGCCGGACTACGCGGTTACCCGATGCTCTTCGGTCGACGACACTGGGCCGGCATCGCCACGCTGGCCAACGCCGACGTCGGCGCGCGCCCGTACCTGCTCGCGCACAAGCACCAGATCGTCGACATCGCCTGCGACGAGGTGGCGGACGGGAGCAGGGTGGACTCGCCCGAACTGATGGCGCACTGGGGCCTGACCGTACCGGTGCCGGCCCAGCGGGTGGCGGTCTGA